From bacterium, one genomic window encodes:
- a CDS encoding purine-nucleoside phosphorylase, producing the protein MTRQQIEESIEFIRSTTDIVPEGLLILGTGLKDAIGELDEAAIIPYSHIPHFPTPTVSSHEGELVIGRIEGYPLTVMRGRPHFYEGYTMDEITYPVRVVRELGARMLVVTNAAGALNINFKIGDIVIISDHINLMGVNPLRGFSDDAKGQRFPSLSQAYNPELMNSFTAAALAEKILPKTGIYVAVAGPSLETPAELRFFHSAGGDLVGMSTVPEVITGVQLGMRILAVSVVSNMAIFLPQPSNGDTLEEITKAASETAQKMRKVFKRFFKEFSK; encoded by the coding sequence TTGACGAGACAGCAGATTGAAGAAAGTATCGAATTCATTCGTTCGACAACTGACATAGTTCCTGAGGGGCTCTTGATACTCGGTACAGGTCTCAAGGATGCTATTGGAGAACTTGATGAAGCGGCAATAATACCATACTCTCATATCCCTCATTTCCCGACGCCTACTGTTTCGTCCCATGAAGGCGAACTGGTTATCGGACGGATTGAAGGATATCCGTTGACGGTGATGAGAGGAAGACCCCACTTTTATGAGGGCTACACCATGGATGAAATAACCTACCCCGTTAGAGTCGTGCGTGAACTTGGGGCAAGGATGCTGGTTGTGACCAACGCGGCTGGCGCCCTGAACATCAACTTCAAGATAGGGGATATTGTTATCATCTCCGATCACATCAACCTGATGGGCGTCAATCCCCTAAGGGGCTTTTCAGATGACGCAAAGGGACAGAGATTTCCGTCACTCAGCCAGGCATACAATCCTGAACTCATGAACAGCTTTACTGCTGCAGCTCTTGCAGAAAAAATATTACCTAAGACAGGCATCTATGTAGCGGTAGCCGGACCAAGTCTTGAAACCCCTGCGGAACTAAGGTTTTTTCACAGCGCTGGAGGAGACCTTGTAGGCATGTCCACGGTCCCAGAGGTGATTACCGGCGTACAGCTAGGCATGAGGATTCTAGCCGTTTCTGTTGTATCCAATATGGCTATATTCCTTCCCCAACCGTCAAACGGAGACACGCTTGAAGAAATAACAAAAGCAGCATCCGAAACCGCTCAAAAGATGAGGAAAGTATTCAAGCGCTTCTTCAAGGAGTTCAGCAAATGA
- the bamD gene encoding outer membrane protein assembly factor BamD codes for MKQAIMIFAGLLLSLPVSVNAKTVKPESLPQDSVLLLGETAFANSDFRKAISFLNYYVLNNPTSPDVQKAQFHLAESYYNLKKYDEASVEYEFLYKQYPGSQYSEQAQIKAATSKFETSEPYYKEQITTLDVQKMATEFLRKYPNSIYAPDARKLLARIDEKLARKELEAAKLYFKFKEYNAAVMSLEYILGEYPLAKETNFETSYYLGLCKMKLGELEEAQALMEELSGNQKWQKKAQKVLAKIAKELE; via the coding sequence TTGAAACAAGCCATAATGATTTTTGCAGGACTGCTTTTATCCTTGCCGGTCTCGGTTAATGCAAAAACAGTCAAACCGGAATCACTGCCGCAAGACAGCGTTCTTCTTTTAGGGGAGACTGCGTTTGCGAATTCGGACTTCAGGAAGGCTATTTCTTTTCTGAACTATTATGTCCTGAATAATCCTACGAGCCCGGATGTACAAAAAGCCCAATTTCACCTTGCAGAATCTTATTACAATTTGAAGAAGTACGACGAAGCCTCGGTTGAATACGAGTTCCTGTACAAGCAGTATCCGGGTTCACAATACTCAGAACAGGCGCAGATCAAGGCGGCTACATCCAAATTCGAGACATCAGAACCCTACTACAAAGAGCAAATAACGACACTGGATGTTCAAAAAATGGCTACCGAATTTCTGCGCAAATACCCCAATTCCATCTACGCACCGGACGCAAGAAAACTTCTGGCAAGGATAGACGAAAAACTAGCAAGAAAAGAGCTTGAGGCAGCCAAGCTTTATTTCAAATTCAAGGAATATAACGCTGCCGTTATGTCTCTTGAGTATATCCTTGGTGAATACCCTCTAGCTAAAGAAACCAATTTCGAAACCAGCTACTATCTCGGCCTATGCAAGATGAAACTGGGCGAACTTGAAGAAGCTCAGGCGCTTATGGAAGAGTTGTCAGGAAACCAAAAGTGGCAGAAGAAAGCGCAGAAGGTGCTCGCGAAAATCGCAAAAGAGCTTGAATGA
- a CDS encoding tetratricopeptide repeat protein, translating to MKKYMLIPIFLALFSGCGSKSDLSLKKAREALDKRDFSKVIVELDPLRKSNDPVVPEVNYLMGRAYLGLKNLSEAEKNFKKALASDTLYRDSIALAYKKRGIELGKVGERELAIECFESAIRTSKRIYMGDAYSLMGDLYEKFGEYGKSVYYYRRSLASLKDSTSRAMAWEKLIILLEKLGDKGEAYQATEQAMQERHYYLEPRYCQNAYLYAEDLFQRGQLDSADLIMTRVLQVELSQMLKDDIYFLAGEIRLRKGDVEGAKAAFREVLKLSVNASAALASKARERLALLGEETN from the coding sequence ATGAAGAAATACATGTTGATTCCAATTTTTTTGGCACTCTTTTCAGGATGCGGTTCCAAGAGTGATTTGAGTTTAAAAAAAGCCCGCGAAGCCCTTGACAAAAGAGACTTTTCGAAGGTAATAGTCGAGCTTGACCCATTGAGAAAGAGCAATGACCCCGTTGTGCCTGAAGTCAATTACCTCATGGGAAGAGCCTACTTGGGTCTCAAGAATCTCTCGGAGGCTGAAAAGAATTTCAAAAAAGCCCTTGCGTCAGACACTCTCTACAGAGACAGCATCGCATTAGCTTATAAGAAAAGGGGCATTGAGCTCGGAAAGGTTGGAGAAAGAGAACTGGCTATCGAATGCTTCGAATCGGCAATAAGAACTTCAAAGCGCATCTATATGGGCGACGCTTATTCCCTCATGGGTGATTTGTATGAGAAATTCGGGGAATACGGAAAAAGTGTTTACTACTACCGGCGCTCCCTCGCGTCGCTGAAGGATTCAACTTCACGAGCAATGGCATGGGAAAAACTGATAATCCTCTTGGAAAAACTCGGAGACAAAGGCGAAGCCTACCAGGCAACCGAGCAGGCGATGCAGGAAAGGCATTATTATCTTGAACCCAGATACTGCCAGAACGCTTATCTTTACGCCGAGGATCTTTTTCAAAGGGGGCAGCTCGACAGTGCGGATTTAATCATGACCAGGGTCCTTCAGGTCGAACTATCCCAGATGCTCAAGGATGATATCTACTTTCTTGCGGGCGAGATAAGACTCCGGAAAGGAGACGTTGAAGGCGCCAAAGCGGCTTTCCGGGAGGTTCTAAAACTCAGCGTCAACGCATCAGCCGCTCTTGCTTCTAAGGCCCGCGAGCGACTGGCGCTTTTAGGAGAGGAGACGAATTGA